In the genome of Streptomyces sp. Q6, the window CCCGTGACGAAAGATGACGAGCACGTGGACCGCGCCGTGCCGCAACTGGTCTACACCAGTAGTCAGAGTATCTAACGCCCGCCAAACGTGGCTTGTTCCGGGAGGACGCCCATGAGCGCGAACGCCGCCGCCGCACCCCGACCGAGCCCCTGGAGCAACTTCTTCCAGGGGCTCCAGAAGATGGGGCGCAGTTTGCAGTTGCCGATCGCCGTGCTCCCGGCCGCCGGCATCGTCAACCGCCTGGGCCAGCCCGACGTCTTCGGTGACGACGGCCTCGGCTGGACCGACGTCGCGAAGGTCTTCGCGGGCGCGGGCGGTGCCCTGCTCGACGCCGACCTCGGCCTGCCGCTGCTGTTCTGCATCGGTGTCGCGATCGGCATGGCGAAGAAGGCGGACGGCTCGACGGCCCTCGCCGCGGTGGCGGGCTTCCTGGTCTACCGGGGCGTGCTGCACCAGTTCCCGATCGACTGCGCCGACGGGGCGAAGGCCGTGGCGACGGGCTGCCAGGCGGCCGACAACACGGTGTCCGCCTTCTCGTTCCAGAACCCGGGCGTGTTCGGCGGCATCATCATGGGCTTCCTGGCCTCGTTCTTCTGGGTCCGCTACCACCGCACGAAGCTGGTCTCCTGGCTCGGCTTCTTCAACGGCCGCCGGCTCGTCCCGATCATCATGGCGTTCATCGGCATCGTCTTCGCCGTCATCTGCCTGTGGATCTGGCCGCCGATCGGTGACGGCCTGGAGAGCTTCTCCAACTGGCTCCAGGACCTGGGCGCCATCGGTTCGGGCATCTTCGGTGTCGCCAACCGCGCGCTGCTGGTCATCGGCCTGCACCAGTTCCTGAACGTCCCGCTGTGGTTCCAGTTCGGTTCGTACACGAAGCCCGACGGAACGGTCGTCCACGGTGACATCAACATGTTCCTCAGCGGCGACCCGAGCGCCGGCATCTACCAGTCGGGCTTCTTCCCGATCATGATGTTCGCCCTCCCGGCGGCCTGCCTCGCGATGTACCACTGCGCCCGCCCGGAGCGGCGCAAGGCGGTCGGCGGCATGATGCTGTCGCTGGCGCTGACCTCGTTCGTCACCGGTATCACCGAGCCGATCGAGTACTCCTTCGTCTTCATCGCGCCGCTCCTGTACGCGGTGCACGCG includes:
- a CDS encoding PTS transporter subunit EIIC, translated to MSANAAAAPRPSPWSNFFQGLQKMGRSLQLPIAVLPAAGIVNRLGQPDVFGDDGLGWTDVAKVFAGAGGALLDADLGLPLLFCIGVAIGMAKKADGSTALAAVAGFLVYRGVLHQFPIDCADGAKAVATGCQAADNTVSAFSFQNPGVFGGIIMGFLASFFWVRYHRTKLVSWLGFFNGRRLVPIIMAFIGIVFAVICLWIWPPIGDGLESFSNWLQDLGAIGSGIFGVANRALLVIGLHQFLNVPLWFQFGSYTKPDGTVVHGDINMFLSGDPSAGIYQSGFFPIMMFALPAACLAMYHCARPERRKAVGGMMLSLALTSFVTGITEPIEYSFVFIAPLLYAVHAVLTGVSMAVTWGLGVKDGFSFSAGLIDYVINWGLATKPWMIIPIGLVFAVVYYAIFRFAITKFDLKTPGREPEDEVEDITKA